The Lebetimonas sp. JH292 genome contains the following window.
TCCTGTCTGATATTGTCTTTTTCTTTTAAATATTTATTGGTAATTTTTTCAAATTCTTTAGAAGTGTTTTCATCATAATTTTCAACAAGACTTAATAATAAAAATTTATTAATGTTTATTAAATCTTCTTTTGGAATTTTATTTCCTGCTTTATATTTTTTGGAATTTAGTTCAACATTTTTTATCAGCTCTTTTCCACTTAAAAGATTGGCCAAAGCCAATACTTCTTCTTTATCGATAATTGAGAGTTTGTTTTTATAAATCTCTTCTATTTTTGCTTTTTCTTCTTCATGGGCCTTTCTAGCCCTTTCATCAAGCTCGTAGCCTTTTTTGGTATATACTTTTACATCTATTACCACACCTTCCATACTTGCAGGCGCATATAAAGAACTGTTTACAACATGACCGGATTTATCTCCGAAAATTGATTTAAGCAGCCTTTCTTCAGGAGTCGGTTTTACATCCCCTTTCGGAGAAATTTTTCCAACCAAAATCATTCCTGGTTTTACATAAGTTCCCACTTTAACAATTCCGCTCTCATCCAAATGGGTCAAATATTCCGGTTTAACTCCGGGAATGTCGGTTGTTAGCTCTTCAAGTCCGTGTTTAAGTTCTCTTACTTCACAAACTTCTTCATAAATATGAACGGAAGTATATGCATCATCTTTAATCAATTTTTCATTTAAAACAATGGCATCTTCATAATTGTAACCGTTCCAAGGCATAAATGCCACCATTACATTTTTACCAAGTGCTATTTCACCATTATCCATATTCGGACCATCGGCAATTACATCACCAACTTTAACTATATCACCTTCTTTTACAATAGGCTTTTGGTCAAAACATGTGTTCTGATTGGTTCTTAAGTACTTTTCAAGCCCGTAATGGTCTATATATGCTCCATTTTTATCTTCGCCTAAAATATAAATATTGGTAGCATCAACTTTTATTACTTTTCCGCCTCTTTTTACTTTTATTATCTGCCAGGCATCACGCGCCACATATTTTTCTATTCCTGTTCCCACAATCGGAGCTTCACTTCTAAGAAGAGGTACTCCTTGACGCTGCATATTTGAACCCATTAACGCCCTGTTGGCATCGTCGTGTTCAAGAAATGGTATCAAGCTTGCCCCTACCCCGATAATCATTTTAGGATTAAGGTCATAAAGATCCACTTCTTTTTTATCCACCAAAATTATTTCACCGTCTTTTCTGGCTTCAACCAAATCTTCAATTATTTCTCCTGTTTTTTCATCTATTTTTACACTTGCGGGAGCTATTACTTTTTCTTCTTCCTGAGTAGCCGTTAAATAAACAATTTCATCACTGACACGTCCGTTTTTTACCACTCTGTACGGCGCTTCAATAAATCCGTATTCATTTACTTTTGCATAAATAGATAAAGTATTTACAAGACCGATATTTTGTCCTTCCGGTGTTTCAATAGGACAAATTCTTCCGTAATGGCTCGGATGGACATCACGGATTTCAAAACCGGCTCTCTCACGAGTTACACCGCCTTCACCAAGGGCTGAGAGTCTTCTTTTATGGGCTACTTCACTAAGTGGATTTGTTTGATCCATAAACTGAGAAAGCTGACCTGTTGCAAAAAAATCCAAAATAGTGGTGGTAATAAGTTTTGTATTTACCAAATCCATTGGCATAACTTCATTTACATTGGTAACGGTGGTCATTTTGTCTTTAATTGTTTTTTGCATTTTAACAAGGCCTTCCTGAAGCCTTTTAGCAAGTAGTTCGCCTATACTTCTGATTCTTCTGTTACCCAAATGATCTCTGTCATCAATTTGTCCTATGCCGTTTTTTACCCCTATTAAATATTGGATGGTTTTAATAATATCCTGGTATGTAAGCACTGTTATGTCATCAGGAATATTAAGACCCAATTTGTGATTCATTTTCATACGGCCGACTTTGCTTAAATCGTATCTTTCCGGATCAAAGAACAGTTTATCAAAAAGTTCTTTTGCAGTTTGAGGTGTAGCAGGTTCTCCCGGTCTCATAACTTTATAAATTCTTATTCTTGCCAAATCATTTTCGTTTTCAACGCCTTCTGTCTGTTTAAGAATTTTGAGTGTTTCAATATCCTGGTGGAATGCTCTTAAAATTCCGTCATCAACACCACTTGCCAAATCATTTACTATTTTAAATTCGGTTATTTGTGATTCAATAATTTTTTTAAGTTTAACATCGTTAATAATAGTTAATGTGTCAAAAAGCACTTCACCGGTTAACGGGTCGTAAATCGGCTCGGCTAAATGTCTGTCCATTAACTCTTCGAGAGGATATTCAACATATTTGTGTTCTTCAATTAATTTTTTAAGTTTTCGCTCAGTTAGTCTTTTACCTGCATTTAATAAAACGTTACCGTCTTCATCTTTTAAATCATAATCATATTTTCCGCTTTCCAATTGATTGGAAGGCATTAAAAATTTATTGTCTTTTATTTTAATATCTATTACAGGATAAAACATTCTTAAAATATCTTCTTTTGAATAATCCATAGCTCTTAGAAGTATTGTAACAGGTACTTTTCTTCTTTTATTCACTCTTACATATAAAACATCTTTTACATCATATTCAAAATAAGCCCAGCTTCCCCTGTCCGGAATTATTTGGGCTGAATAAAGAAGTTTGTTTGAATTTTGTGCTTCTTCCTGCTTGAAGATAACACCAGGGCTTCTGTGAAGCTGATTAACAATAACTCTTTCTACTCCATTAATAATAAAACTCGTTCTTTCTGTCATTAAAGGTATGTCCCTGATAAACAGAGTCTGTTCTTTAATGTCTTTTATACCTATTTTATCACCTGTTTTTTCATCTTTTTCATGAACAATAAGTCTGACTTTTATTCTTATCGGAATAGAATAAGTAAGACCTTTTTCCATACATTCTCTAACCGTATATTTGGGTTTTTTAAATTCAATACCCACATATTCAAGCGTGATTCTGTTTTGTGTATCACTGATTGGAAACATCGATTTAAACACATTGTGAATACCGCTTTTTTCAGGTTCTTTTAAATTAATAAAGTCTCTAAAAGAATTTTGCTGTAAATGTAATAAATTTGGAATATCAACTATTTGAGGTATTTTTGAAAAATCTAATCTTAACCTGTTGGCTGATTTTAATTGGTTTAACATTGGCTCTCCTGCGCAGAATTTATGTAGAGGTTAACAAACTGTAAGTGTATCAAAAAAAAAGAAAAAAAGCAAGGATTATTTTACTTCTACTTCTGCTCCCGCTTCTTCTAATTGTTTTTTAATTTCTTCAGCTTCGTCTTTAGAAACGCCTTCTTTTATAGTTGATGGAGTTTCATCGACCATAGCTTTTGCTTCTTTTAATCCGGCACCTGTAATTTGTCTTACAACTTTAATTACATTAATTTTTTTAGCACCCGGTGCTTTTAATATTACATCAAATTCAGTTTTTTCTTCAGCTGCTTCTCCACCTGCTGCACCTGCTCCCGCAACCACTGTAGGTTGTGCGCTTACATCAAATTTTTCTTCAAATGCTTTTACTAATTCATTTAATTCTTTAACTGTTAAATTTTCTATAGTTTCTAAAATTTGTTCAACTGTACAAGCCATTATCTCTCCTTTTAATTTTCTTCAGATTTTTTTTCTATTAATTTATTTAGTCCCCATGCAAATTTTGCAATAGGAGCTTTCATCATAAATGCAACCATACCAAGCAATTCGTCTTTTGTTGGAAGTTTGCTTACTTCTTCAACATATGCAGCATCTTTTACTTCACCTTCAATTACCGCACCTTTAATTTTAAAAGTGTCTTTATAATTTTTAGCATGTTTAGTTAATATTTTTGCCAATGTAATCTGGTCTTCACCCCAGATAAAAATATTATTTTCTTCAAAATCAACTTCAACACCGTTATTTGCAAAAGCCAGCTTTGCCAACGTGTTTTTTACAACTTTAGCTTTTCCTTCAGCAGCTCTTATTGCAATTCTTAGCTCTTCAAGGTTTTGTACACTCTGACCTTTATAATCAGCATA
Protein-coding sequences here:
- the rplJ gene encoding 50S ribosomal protein L10; translated protein: MKKELKKQIVEELSNEFKNDVSVFYADYKGQSVQNLEELRIAIRAAEGKAKVVKNTLAKLAFANNGVEVDFEENNIFIWGEDQITLAKILTKHAKNYKDTFKIKGAVIEGEVKDAAYVEEVSKLPTKDELLGMVAFMMKAPIAKFAWGLNKLIEKKSEEN
- the rplL gene encoding 50S ribosomal protein L7/L12, whose translation is MACTVEQILETIENLTVKELNELVKAFEEKFDVSAQPTVVAGAGAAGGEAAEEKTEFDVILKAPGAKKINVIKVVRQITGAGLKEAKAMVDETPSTIKEGVSKDEAEEIKKQLEEAGAEVEVK
- the rpoB gene encoding DNA-directed RNA polymerase subunit beta, with protein sequence MLNQLKSANRLRLDFSKIPQIVDIPNLLHLQQNSFRDFINLKEPEKSGIHNVFKSMFPISDTQNRITLEYVGIEFKKPKYTVRECMEKGLTYSIPIRIKVRLIVHEKDEKTGDKIGIKDIKEQTLFIRDIPLMTERTSFIINGVERVIVNQLHRSPGVIFKQEEAQNSNKLLYSAQIIPDRGSWAYFEYDVKDVLYVRVNKRRKVPVTILLRAMDYSKEDILRMFYPVIDIKIKDNKFLMPSNQLESGKYDYDLKDEDGNVLLNAGKRLTERKLKKLIEEHKYVEYPLEELMDRHLAEPIYDPLTGEVLFDTLTIINDVKLKKIIESQITEFKIVNDLASGVDDGILRAFHQDIETLKILKQTEGVENENDLARIRIYKVMRPGEPATPQTAKELFDKLFFDPERYDLSKVGRMKMNHKLGLNIPDDITVLTYQDIIKTIQYLIGVKNGIGQIDDRDHLGNRRIRSIGELLAKRLQEGLVKMQKTIKDKMTTVTNVNEVMPMDLVNTKLITTTILDFFATGQLSQFMDQTNPLSEVAHKRRLSALGEGGVTRERAGFEIRDVHPSHYGRICPIETPEGQNIGLVNTLSIYAKVNEYGFIEAPYRVVKNGRVSDEIVYLTATQEEEKVIAPASVKIDEKTGEIIEDLVEARKDGEIILVDKKEVDLYDLNPKMIIGVGASLIPFLEHDDANRALMGSNMQRQGVPLLRSEAPIVGTGIEKYVARDAWQIIKVKRGGKVIKVDATNIYILGEDKNGAYIDHYGLEKYLRTNQNTCFDQKPIVKEGDIVKVGDVIADGPNMDNGEIALGKNVMVAFMPWNGYNYEDAIVLNEKLIKDDAYTSVHIYEEVCEVRELKHGLEELTTDIPGVKPEYLTHLDESGIVKVGTYVKPGMILVGKISPKGDVKPTPEERLLKSIFGDKSGHVVNSSLYAPASMEGVVIDVKVYTKKGYELDERARKAHEEEKAKIEEIYKNKLSIIDKEEVLALANLLSGKELIKNVELNSKKYKAGNKIPKEDLININKFLLLSLVENYDENTSKEFEKITNKYLKEKDNIRQDYDEKIEILERDDILPNGVAKMVKVYIANKRKIKVGDKMAGRHGNKGIVSIIVPQEDMPYMEDGRAVDVVLNPLGVPSRMNIGQILEVHLGLVGKKLGEQLQQLLDEKRADMAQKLREKMIKIVEVAHFGEHYKNFLNTLTDEELLKYAKDWAKGVKFSTPVFEGVNEEEFKKLFEMAGIPNDGKMQLFDGRTGDPIKERVNVGYMYMMKLHHLVDDKVHARSIGPYSLITQQPVGGKALFGGQRFGEMEVWALEAYGAAYNLKEMLTTKSDDVEGRNKAYRALTKGENVPIEGLSETFFVLSKELRALGLDLEFYKKEEDNEQI